In Myripristis murdjan chromosome 9, fMyrMur1.1, whole genome shotgun sequence, the following proteins share a genomic window:
- the LOC115365529 gene encoding lymphocyte antigen 6H-like, whose amino-acid sequence MRLSGTLAVLLLTLSTAAGLRCYTCTAADPRSCTDSKSCPVVFNRCFSMKIDGYNMVTKGCQTSMLCVGAVDCCEGDLCNSASHAGSSFILLMVSSAMITLFF is encoded by the exons ATGCGGCTGAGTGGCACCCTGGCAGTTCTGCTCCTGACTCTGTCCACAG CTGCGGGATTAAGATGCTACACATGTACAGCCGCTGACCCTCGCTCCTGCACGGACAGCAAATCGTGTCCTGTCGTCTTCAACCGCTGCTTCTCCATGAAAATAGACG GTTACAATATGGTGACTAAGGGCTGTCAGACCAGCAtgctgtgtgtgggtgcagTGGATTGCTGTGAGGGGGACTTGTGTAACAGTGCCAGCCATGCCGGTTCCAGCTTCATCCTGCTGATGGTATCTTCAGCCATGATCACGCTCTTCTTCTGA